A region of the Oncorhynchus clarkii lewisi isolate Uvic-CL-2024 chromosome 4, UVic_Ocla_1.0, whole genome shotgun sequence genome:
ATCTTTGCTTTCTTGGTCAAATCCGGTTTGAAATGACTTCTAATCGTTGAATTTCTAAATTCTATAAAATGTAACTTATTTGAGACCCGAAGAATAGTAGGACTAGAAACTAGTTGGGTATTTTCTCCCCAAACTAACATCGTATGTAGAAAATTGGATCACTGTAGTAGATTATGTTTTCAAACGTGGTGGGCAGATTGCGTGAAAAGTAAATTAACCCAAGTAGGAATGCTAAAGAATATCCTGtatgaagaattttaaaaattcTTTAAACTGTCAGGAATGCTTTGTGGTTGGCTAGAGAAGGGGAGAAATATGTTAATAATGTAGGCTTCTGCCATACCAAATATGGCAATATTGTTACGTCTGAAGTCTGGTTCGCATCTGGAATAGTTTAGTTCTACGGAATAAAGGGGAGAGCGGGCCAAAAATAGAAACCATAAACTATATTTCTCCCACTCTCAGACGCGCAAAGAAACTCCGAATACCGGGACTTCGCTCTCCTAAACTGTGTACAGTTACAGTAGCCTTCATTTAATATTGCAGTCTATTGATATATGGGCTATAATAAGACCTTCCCTTACAGAATGATTCTCATCATAAACGTATGAGGAGAAGCACTGACAGCATGACAATATATTTTTATAGCAACTGTTTTTGGCAACTGTTGCACAAATTACAGCAAAAGAGTTTGTAAAATAATAACAGATTTAACAAATCTATAGCACGTAATAAAACACCTACATCAAAAGAatgaaaaataaatcaaaacGACAATGTTACATGATCATAATTtttataatattttttaaataattttaatATTGGTATATAAGCCTGttacccataatgacaacagCAGTCAAATGAATGGAAACAAACAGACCAAACTGCTATAAAAAAAAAGTTACATGTACCCTAACCCTACGGCCCATAACCTAAAAGCTGTGAGAAAAccaataaagaaaataaaaaaggaaGAAAGGAGGATAGTATCGAAGGGAAACAGCGAGGGGAAAATGTGTTCAGTTCTAgggaaaatgtaatttaagaaAAAAAAGTTAGACAGGGTGGTGCTTAGCTTGGATGGAAAACGCGCCAAGAAACATTCCTGGCATAGTTTTGGAACAGTTCAGCAGTCAGCCAACAACGACGTCAGCTTTCACTACAGTATAAAGGACAGGAGGTACTTAGCTTCAGCAGACTGCAACTTGCAACCAGAGCTAGAGCAACTCCTAACCAAAGATACTAAAAAACAAACCAAACCGCTACAGACGAGACGACTGACTGCTACACTTAGGATAAAAAGACACTTGCAAAGACTTAAAGACTTAAATATATCGAAAAGGAATAGCAAAAGAAGACTAATCTTATTCTTGAATAGAACAAGAGAACAAGGCAAATATGTTCATTTGCTCAATCGTCGTGATGTTTATTGGAACCTTCAACGTGGTAAATTATTTTTctataaaatatttcagttgaaagTTTCTTGTCTTTATTGTATGGGAAATACAACATTGTAGAACACTGGTTTGTAAACTTATTGCCTCTTACTAAATCATTTCCGCACTGTTTGAATAACGAACTAAAGAAGCTATGTAAATATAACCTAACGATGTCACTCTTTTAAGATGTTGGTTACAAAGTATCTATCATTAACGTGCTCGGTTATCCACGCAGGttatttcctcctcctcctgcccctcGGTATGCGAGTGCCCGATGGAGATGACCAGGTGCGCACCTGGTGTGAGCCTCGTAGCGGATGGCTGCGGGTGCTGTAAGGTCTGCGCGAGACAACTCAATGAGGACTGCAGTCTGACCGAGCCTTGCGACCACACCAAAGGGCTGGAGTGCAACTTTGGGGCCAGCTTCGGAGCTATGCGTGGCATCTGCCGTGGTAGGTGTCTCATTCAAATCCTACTATGCAGTAAACTGATCTTAGGTCTGAATAATGTTAGTTTTAAAGTTTGTAACCTTGTTAAAGTAATAGGGTAGAGTTAAGATGAACcagtgagagaaaaagaggacCATGTGATTTCAACTCTAAGGAATGTAACTCAGTGCCTCAGTCTAAACTCAGAAGTACAAACATCCTGCTCTAGTAGAAAGTGATCCCCCCCAAAGTGGCTCCTCTCCTTAGGCAGCCCTAGCCTAGAACCTTCTGAGGAATTTTTACAGTTAAACCAAGCCTCCCTCAGCCAGCATCAGCCAGCTTGTGATTTGTGATGTCTATAGCAGACGCTAGCCTTTTGAACAGAGGAATAACAGCCATTtccactctcttctcctcagctAAGTCAGAGGGTAGACCCTGTGAGTACAACAGCAGGATTTACCAGAACGGAGAGAGCTTCCAGCCTAACTGCAAGCACCAGTGCACATGCATCGATGGGGCTGTGGGCTGCGTCCCCCTGTGCCCTCAGGAGCTCTCCCTGCCCAACTTGGGCTGTGCCAACCCAAGGCTGGTCAAGGTGGCAGGCCAGTGCTGCGAGGAGTGGGTGTGTGATGACGGCAAAGACACTGACATCATTGGCAAGCTGTTTGGCAAAGACAGCGTGACTGACGAGTCAGAAAGCGACCTCACCAACAGGAATGAGCTCATCGCCATCGTCAAGGGAGGACTCAAGTCTCTACCTGGTAAGCAGCTTCTTTCTAGCAGcagccattttttttatttcagctttcaacAATAACATTTTCCATTGACTCAAATGTTCAAGCCCATACTGGAACAGTTTGTAATGTTTGTTTGATCTTTCTCCTTACAGCTTTCAGAGTCCAGCCTGAGAGCCACATGTTTGAGAGCCAGAAGTGTGTTGTCCAGACCACTCCTTGGTCCCAGTGCTCCAAGACCTGTGGCACAGGCATCTCCACCAgagtcaccaacaacaacaatgaGTGCAAGCTGGTCAAAGAGACTCGCATCTGTGAAGTGCGACCATGCACCCAGTCTCCTTACTCCAGTCTTAAGGTAAGCGCAAGCCACTAAGACTATACTATACTGAAACATGGCATACTAtcattttttctttcttttataTAACACTGCTCAGCCTGTTTATGGAACCTCTTGACTGACTGTTTCTTTCCCCTTGTTCCCCCTAACAGAAGGGAAAGAAGTGCAGCAGAACCAAGAAGTCTACCCAAGCTCAGAAGTTCACCTATGCCGGCTGCTCCAGCCTGAAGAAGTACAGATCCAAGTACTGTGGATCCTGTGTGGACGGCCGCTGCTGCAGCCCCCAGCAGACCCGCACCATCCGGATCAAGTTCCGCTGCGAGGATGGAGAGACCTTCAACAAGAATGTCATGATTATCGAGTCCTGCAAGTGCACCTTCAACTGTTCTCATTCCAACGAAGCCTCCTACCCCTTCTACAGACTCTTCAACGACATCCACAAGTTCAGAGACTAAATCAAATCTGATTGGGCTGAGAACCGACCACTGAGAGatcccaaaacaacaacattgacagaCCAATGGCAGTCCATCTAAACGCAGGGGTCCAACTTAACCGGCCAATGAACTATCAACTTCCTGTTGTAACTAGATTCCCAAGGAATTATGGGCTTACATCATGAGGACCTTATGAAGTGCACTGTCTGCTGTGACTAAATCAGCATTCTCAATCAAGATTCGCTTCATACTACTGGAGCATCATAGTAGCTTCGTTATGGAGCAAAATGtaaattaacatgtgtaaatgACAATGTTATTATGTTTAAATCAATTCGCTGTCTATATTTTCGACCGATACATACCAACCAGGCATGACCCCAAAAAATGTTTGACTTGTGTGTATATAGATGTTGTATGGATATGCACATACGTAACTTAATTTAGTATACCATGATCCCG
Encoded here:
- the LOC139406788 gene encoding CCN family member 1-like; its protein translation is MFICSIVVMFIGTFNVVISSSSCPSVCECPMEMTRCAPGVSLVADGCGCCKVCARQLNEDCSLTEPCDHTKGLECNFGASFGAMRGICRAKSEGRPCEYNSRIYQNGESFQPNCKHQCTCIDGAVGCVPLCPQELSLPNLGCANPRLVKVAGQCCEEWVCDDGKDTDIIGKLFGKDSVTDESESDLTNRNELIAIVKGGLKSLPAFRVQPESHMFESQKCVVQTTPWSQCSKTCGTGISTRVTNNNNECKLVKETRICEVRPCTQSPYSSLKKGKKCSRTKKSTQAQKFTYAGCSSLKKYRSKYCGSCVDGRCCSPQQTRTIRIKFRCEDGETFNKNVMIIESCKCTFNCSHSNEASYPFYRLFNDIHKFRD